The following are encoded in a window of Verrucomicrobiia bacterium genomic DNA:
- a CDS encoding farnesyl diphosphate synthase, translated as MNPAAAGVAVDLKTFLEEKRELVDRWLDRFLPPENEPPTVLHKAMRYSVFAGGKRIRPILAVLSFEASGGKGDEIFAPACAMELVHTFSLVHDDLPCMDDDDLRRGKPTLHKLFGEGVAVLAGDALSALAFELLASSGPAVLTTFTQALGPKGMLGGQVADLKSEGKKVTLAEVEEIHKMKTAALIAASLKIGALVARAPETEVDAYFRFGQKLGLAFQIVDDVLEATGNDLALGKLTGGDRRKEKATYPSVVGVEQSKTIARRLTAEAKEEIAFLDGNYPYLPRVADYIVERV; from the coding sequence ATGAACCCAGCCGCTGCCGGAGTTGCTGTCGATTTAAAAACTTTTCTTGAGGAAAAGCGGGAACTGGTGGATCGTTGGCTGGATCGTTTTCTCCCGCCCGAGAACGAGCCGCCGACGGTTCTGCACAAAGCGATGCGCTATTCGGTTTTCGCCGGGGGAAAGCGAATCCGCCCGATTTTAGCGGTTTTGTCCTTCGAAGCGTCGGGGGGAAAAGGGGATGAAATTTTCGCCCCCGCCTGCGCGATGGAGCTGGTGCACACCTTTTCCTTGGTGCACGATGATTTGCCCTGCATGGATGACGACGATTTGCGGCGCGGCAAGCCGACCCTCCACAAGCTTTTTGGCGAGGGGGTCGCCGTTCTGGCCGGGGATGCCCTTTCCGCTCTGGCCTTTGAGCTTTTGGCCTCCTCCGGCCCGGCCGTTTTGACCACTTTCACACAGGCTTTGGGCCCGAAAGGAATGCTGGGGGGACAAGTGGCTGATTTGAAATCGGAAGGGAAGAAAGTGACGCTTGCGGAAGTGGAGGAAATCCACAAAATGAAAACGGCGGCTTTGATTGCCGCCTCGCTAAAAATCGGCGCCTTGGTCGCCCGCGCGCCGGAAACCGAGGTTGATGCCTATTTTCGCTTTGGGCAGAAACTGGGGCTGGCGTTTCAGATCGTGGATGACGTTCTGGAGGCAACCGGCAACGATTTGGCGTTGGGAAAACTGACCGGCGGGGACCGGCGCAAGGAAAAGGCCACCTATCCTTCCGTGGTCGGGGTGGAGCAATCAAAAACGATTGCACGCCGGCTCACGGCGGAAGCCAAGGAGGAAATTGCCTTTTTGGACGGAAATTATCCGTATCTTCCGCGGGTCGCAGATTATATTGTTGAACGGGTATGA